A genome region from Methanobacterium aggregans includes the following:
- a CDS encoding methyltransferase family protein, whose protein sequence is MPESTTKNSETSKLNRDGGRGVVVNFLSVILAFIVLLISANDIYWINGWMYFGFMIGYEIVYTLFLMRINPELLNERAKLIKKGAKRFDKVFAVSYIPMYFMVLIISGFDAVRYGWSTMPLWLTVLGLFMVTFASYISFWAMYANSYFECTVMVQEDQQVCKSGPYRVVRHPGYAAGIVSVLAAPLILGSWWGLVPSTVITIMLVIRTVLEDRTLKKELPGYMGYTKTTRYRLIPRVW, encoded by the coding sequence ATGCCAGAATCAACAACTAAAAACAGTGAAACTTCCAAATTAAATCGAGACGGCGGAAGGGGTGTGGTCGTTAATTTTTTATCAGTTATCCTGGCTTTTATTGTGCTGTTAATTTCAGCAAATGATATATACTGGATCAATGGATGGATGTATTTTGGGTTTATGATAGGTTATGAGATTGTATATACTCTTTTTTTAATGAGAATAAATCCGGAATTGCTCAATGAGCGTGCCAAACTTATTAAAAAAGGCGCCAAACGATTTGACAAAGTTTTTGCTGTTTCTTATATACCCATGTATTTTATGGTACTCATTATATCGGGATTTGATGCAGTACGTTACGGATGGTCAACAATGCCCTTGTGGTTAACTGTTTTAGGTTTGTTTATGGTTACATTTGCCTCTTACATATCTTTCTGGGCAATGTATGCTAATTCATACTTCGAGTGCACGGTTATGGTTCAAGAAGACCAGCAGGTTTGCAAATCTGGTCCCTACAGGGTTGTGAGACATCCGGGATATGCTGCTGGGATTGTTTCTGTGCTGGCAGCTCCGCTCATTTTGGGCTCGTGGTGGGGGCTTGTGCCCAGCACTGTAATAACCATTATGTTAGTGATTCGCACTGTATTAGAAGATCGTACATTAAAAAAAGAGTTGCCAGGGTATATGGGATACACTAAAACAACGCGCTACCGTTTGATACCAAGGGTTTGGTAA